In Blastocatellia bacterium, one genomic interval encodes:
- a CDS encoding response regulator: protein MCKGRRPIIFIVDDDPSVRRALRRLVRSWGWDAQTFASADEFLSAWSPALQGCLILDVRLPGMSGLELQERLAAEGARLPIIFITAHGDQLAEARGRQAGAIAFLYKPFDEAALKEALRTALALCSHDHGHSVAG, encoded by the coding sequence ATGTGCAAAGGAAGGCGACCGATCATCTTCATCGTGGATGACGATCCGTCGGTGCGGCGGGCGCTCCGGCGGCTCGTGCGATCATGGGGATGGGACGCACAAACGTTCGCGTCTGCCGATGAATTCCTGAGCGCCTGGTCTCCGGCGCTTCAGGGATGTTTGATCCTCGACGTGCGCCTTCCGGGCATGAGCGGATTGGAGCTTCAGGAGCGACTGGCGGCTGAGGGGGCGCGCCTGCCGATCATTTTCATCACGGCGCATGGAGATCAGCTTGCCGAAGCGCGCGGGCGGCAGGCCGGAGCTATCGCATTCCTCTATAAACCCTTCGACGAAGCGGCCTTGAAAGAAGCCCTCCGGACGGCCCTCGCCCTTTGCTCTCACGATCACGGACATTCGGTAGCGGGTTGA
- a CDS encoding response regulator transcription factor: MSESTPLVYIIDDDPSVRRALVRLIRTAGFEAVAFGSAQEFLAAPLTERPSCLVLDVRLPGVSGLQLQEQLAALGRHLPIVFITGHGDIPMSVRAMKAGAIDFLVKPFQEKDLLEAIGAAIRADKEARRHEAELSELRRRMMTLTPREREVLELVVQGLLNKQIAARLGTTEKTIKVHRARVMEKMKARSLAELVRLAEKLGIPSSA; encoded by the coding sequence ATGAGCGAGTCAACTCCCCTGGTCTACATCATTGATGACGATCCGTCGGTGCGGCGGGCGCTCGTGCGACTCATTCGCACGGCCGGATTCGAGGCGGTCGCCTTCGGTTCGGCCCAGGAGTTCCTGGCCGCCCCTTTGACCGAGAGGCCCTCTTGTCTGGTGCTCGACGTTCGATTGCCGGGCGTGAGCGGCCTCCAGTTGCAAGAGCAGTTGGCGGCTTTGGGCCGCCACCTGCCAATCGTCTTCATCACCGGCCACGGCGATATTCCCATGAGCGTGCGCGCCATGAAGGCCGGAGCCATTGATTTCCTGGTCAAGCCGTTTCAGGAAAAGGACCTGCTGGAAGCCATCGGCGCCGCGATCCGAGCCGACAAAGAAGCCCGCCGCCATGAGGCCGAACTCAGCGAACTGCGGCGACGGATGATGACGCTGACGCCGCGCGAACGAGAAGTCCTGGAGCTTGTCGTTCAAGGGCTCCTCAACAAACAGATCGCCGCCCGGCTGGGCACAACCGAAAAGACGATCAAGGTGCACCGCGCCCGCGTCATGGAGAAGATGAAAGCGCGCTCGCTGGCTGAGCTGGTCCGTCTGGCCGAGAAGCTCGGCATTCCCTCATCCGCCTGA